One Streptomyces sp. NBC_00223 genomic window carries:
- the lpdA gene encoding dihydrolipoyl dehydrogenase: MANDASTVFDLVILGGGSGGYAAALRAAQLGLDVALIEKNKLGGTCLHNGCIPTKALLHAGEIADQARESEQFGVKATFEGIDMAAVHKYKDDVVSGLYKGLQGLVASRKVTYIEGEGRLSSPTSIDVNGQRIEGRHIVLATGSVPRSLPGLTIDGNRIISSDHALVLDRVPQSAIVLGGGVIGVEFASAWKSFGTDVTIVEGLPHLVPVEDENSSKLLERAFRKRGIKFNLGTFFQSAEYTDNGVKVTLADGKTFEAEVLLVAIGRGPVSQNLGYEEQGVAMDRGYVLVDEYMRTNVPTISAVGDLVPTLQLAHVGFAEGILVAERLAGLKAVPIDYDGVPRVTYCHPEVASVGITEAKAKEVYGADKVVTLKYNLAGNGKSKILKTAGEIKLVQVRDGAVVGVHLVGDRMGEQVGEAQLIYNWEALPAEVAQLIHAHPTQNEAMGEAHLALAGKPLHSHD, translated from the coding sequence GTGGCGAACGACGCCAGCACTGTTTTCGACCTAGTGATCCTCGGCGGCGGCAGTGGCGGCTACGCAGCCGCACTGCGGGCTGCCCAGCTGGGCCTGGACGTCGCCCTCATCGAGAAGAACAAGCTCGGGGGCACCTGTCTGCACAACGGCTGCATTCCCACCAAGGCGCTGCTGCACGCCGGTGAGATCGCGGACCAGGCTCGCGAAAGCGAGCAGTTCGGTGTGAAGGCCACCTTCGAGGGCATCGACATGGCGGCCGTCCACAAGTACAAGGACGACGTCGTCTCGGGCCTCTACAAGGGCCTGCAGGGCCTGGTGGCCTCGCGCAAGGTGACGTACATCGAGGGCGAGGGGCGGCTGTCCTCCCCCACCTCGATCGATGTGAACGGCCAGCGGATCGAGGGCCGGCACATAGTGCTCGCGACCGGTTCCGTACCGCGCTCGCTGCCCGGTCTGACGATCGACGGCAACCGGATCATCTCCTCGGACCACGCGCTGGTCCTGGACCGTGTGCCGCAGTCCGCGATCGTGCTCGGCGGCGGTGTGATCGGCGTGGAGTTCGCGTCGGCGTGGAAGTCCTTCGGCACCGACGTGACGATCGTCGAGGGCCTGCCCCACCTGGTGCCGGTCGAGGACGAGAACAGCTCGAAGCTGCTGGAGCGGGCCTTCCGCAAGCGCGGCATCAAGTTCAACCTGGGCACCTTCTTCCAGAGCGCCGAGTACACCGACAACGGCGTCAAGGTGACCCTCGCCGACGGCAAGACCTTCGAGGCGGAGGTGCTGCTGGTCGCGATCGGCCGCGGCCCGGTCTCGCAGAACCTCGGCTACGAGGAGCAGGGCGTCGCGATGGACCGCGGCTATGTCCTCGTCGACGAGTACATGCGCACCAACGTGCCGACCATCTCGGCCGTCGGCGACCTGGTGCCGACCCTCCAGCTCGCGCACGTCGGCTTCGCCGAGGGCATCCTCGTCGCGGAGCGGCTGGCGGGCCTCAAGGCCGTGCCGATCGACTACGACGGTGTGCCGCGGGTGACGTACTGCCACCCCGAGGTCGCCTCCGTCGGCATCACCGAGGCCAAGGCCAAGGAGGTGTACGGCGCGGACAAGGTCGTCACCCTCAAGTACAACCTGGCCGGGAACGGCAAGAGCAAGATCCTGAAGACCGCGGGCGAGATCAAGCTCGTCCAGGTCAGGGACGGGGCCGTCGTGGGCGTCCACCTGGTCGGTGACCGGATGGGCGAGCAGGTCGGCGAGGCTCAGCTGATCTACAACTGGGAAGCGCTGCCCGCCGAGGTCGCGCAGCTCATTCACGCGCACCCCACGCAGAACGAGGCCATGGGCGAAGCCCATCTGGCGCTCGCGGGCAAGCCGCTGCACTCGCACGACTGA
- the sucB gene encoding 2-oxoglutarate dehydrogenase, E2 component, dihydrolipoamide succinyltransferase: protein MAVSVTLPALGESVTEGTVTRWLKAEGERVETDEPLLEVSTDKVDTEIPSPVSGVLASIKVAEDETVEVGAELAIIDDGSGAPAAAAPAAEPAAPAAPAPAPAPAPVAETPAAATPSTEVAAPAPAPTAAAATGASGASGTDVVLPALGESVTEGTVTRWLKAVGESVEADEPLLEVSTDKVDTEIPSPVSGTLLEILVQEDETAEVGAKLAVVGAPGAAPAAAPAPAAPAPAPAAPAPAPVPAPAPQAAAPAPAPAPAPAPAPVAPQAPTVPAPQQLETPAPDPVPSVPVPGPAPAAAPAGASGSEGAYVTPLVRKLAAENGVDLGAVRGTGVGGRIRKQDVVAAAEAAAQAAKAAAARPAAAPAAAPKATLEVSPLRGQTVKMTRMRKVIGENMMRALHTQAQLTSVVEVDVTRIMRLRAQAKESFAAREGVKLSPMPFYVKAAAQALKAHPVINARINEDEGTITYFDSENIGIAVDSEKGLMTPVIKGAGDLNIAGIAKKTAELAGNVRASKIVPDDLAGATFTISNTGSRGALFDTVIVPPNQAAILGIGATVKRPVVVETPDGTVIGVRDMTYLALSYDHRLVDGADAARYLTAVKEILEAGEFEVELGL from the coding sequence ATGGCGGTTTCCGTAACCCTGCCGGCGCTCGGCGAGAGCGTGACCGAGGGCACCGTCACCCGCTGGCTGAAGGCCGAGGGTGAGCGCGTCGAGACCGATGAGCCGCTGCTCGAGGTCTCGACGGACAAGGTCGACACCGAGATCCCCTCCCCCGTGTCCGGTGTGCTGGCCTCCATCAAGGTCGCCGAGGACGAGACGGTCGAGGTCGGCGCCGAGCTGGCCATCATCGACGACGGCAGCGGCGCCCCCGCGGCCGCCGCTCCGGCGGCCGAGCCGGCCGCCCCCGCGGCACCGGCACCCGCGCCCGCACCCGCACCCGTCGCCGAGACCCCGGCGGCGGCCACCCCTTCGACCGAGGTCGCTGCTCCGGCCCCGGCCCCCACCGCCGCGGCGGCGACCGGCGCGAGCGGCGCGTCCGGCACCGACGTGGTGCTGCCCGCGCTCGGTGAGAGCGTCACCGAGGGCACTGTCACCCGCTGGCTGAAGGCGGTCGGCGAGTCGGTCGAGGCCGACGAACCGCTGCTGGAGGTCTCGACGGACAAGGTCGACACCGAGATCCCCTCGCCGGTCTCCGGCACGCTGCTGGAGATCCTGGTCCAGGAGGACGAGACGGCGGAGGTCGGCGCGAAGCTGGCCGTCGTCGGGGCGCCGGGGGCGGCTCCGGCCGCGGCGCCCGCACCGGCCGCACCGGCTCCGGCGCCCGCGGCGCCTGCTCCGGCACCGGTTCCCGCTCCTGCTCCCCAGGCGGCCGCTCCGGCGCCCGCTCCCGCTCCGGCTCCGGCTCCGGCACCGGTCGCGCCTCAGGCGCCGACCGTTCCGGCGCCGCAGCAGCTGGAGACCCCCGCTCCCGACCCGGTGCCTTCGGTTCCCGTGCCCGGGCCCGCCCCGGCCGCGGCTCCGGCCGGTGCCTCGGGCAGCGAGGGCGCGTACGTCACGCCGCTGGTCCGCAAGCTCGCCGCCGAGAACGGCGTGGACCTCGGCGCGGTGCGCGGCACCGGCGTCGGCGGCCGTATCCGCAAGCAGGACGTCGTGGCGGCGGCCGAGGCCGCCGCCCAGGCCGCGAAGGCGGCGGCCGCCAGGCCCGCCGCCGCTCCGGCCGCCGCGCCGAAGGCCACCCTTGAGGTGTCCCCGCTGCGCGGTCAGACGGTCAAGATGACCCGGATGCGCAAGGTCATCGGCGAGAACATGATGCGCGCCCTGCACACGCAGGCGCAGCTGACCAGCGTGGTCGAGGTGGATGTCACCCGGATCATGCGGCTGCGCGCGCAGGCCAAGGAGTCCTTCGCCGCGCGTGAGGGCGTCAAGCTCTCGCCGATGCCGTTCTACGTCAAGGCTGCGGCGCAGGCGCTCAAGGCGCACCCGGTGATCAACGCCCGGATCAACGAGGACGAAGGCACGATCACCTACTTCGACTCCGAGAACATCGGGATCGCGGTGGACTCCGAGAAGGGTCTGATGACCCCGGTCATCAAGGGTGCGGGCGACCTCAACATCGCCGGTATCGCCAAGAAGACCGCGGAGCTGGCGGGCAATGTCCGGGCCAGCAAGATCGTCCCGGACGACCTGGCGGGCGCGACCTTCACGATCAGCAACACGGGGTCGCGCGGGGCGCTGTTCGACACGGTCATCGTGCCGCCGAACCAGGCGGCGATCCTGGGCATCGGCGCGACCGTCAAGCGCCCGGTGGTCGTGGAGACCCCGGACGGCACGGTCATCGGCGTGCGGGACATGACGTACCTGGCCCTGTCGTACGACCACCGGCTGGTGGACGGCGCGGACGCGGCGCGTTACCTGACGGCGGTCAAGGAAATCCTGGAGGCGGGCGAGTTCGAGGTGGAACTCGGCCTGTAA
- a CDS encoding GntR family transcriptional regulator, which yields MASAAGRHQLVVHSLREQIREHILEGIVSGRWKPGERIVERRIAVELQVSQTPVREALRELETLRLIDSAPNKGVRVRSLTAADLKESYPVRAGLEQVAAELAAERLARAPEALEREVTALRAADAALDGEAQVRHTVAFHHELVRAAGNAVLLHAWEALGIEVWTTLSIRWLSPAPRAYAAEHQELVDAFVRRDPAICDLIKSHVLSCAPQV from the coding sequence ATGGCATCTGCCGCAGGCCGGCATCAACTGGTCGTGCACAGCCTCCGCGAGCAGATCCGCGAGCACATCCTCGAAGGCATCGTGAGCGGCCGGTGGAAGCCGGGCGAGCGGATCGTGGAGCGCAGGATCGCGGTGGAGCTTCAGGTCAGCCAGACGCCGGTACGCGAGGCGCTGCGCGAGCTGGAGACACTGCGGCTGATCGACTCGGCGCCGAACAAGGGCGTACGGGTGCGGAGCCTGACGGCGGCGGACCTCAAGGAGAGCTATCCCGTACGGGCCGGCCTCGAACAGGTCGCGGCCGAGCTGGCCGCGGAGCGCCTGGCGCGGGCACCGGAGGCGCTGGAGCGGGAGGTCACGGCCCTGCGGGCCGCCGACGCGGCGCTCGACGGGGAGGCGCAGGTACGGCACACGGTGGCGTTCCACCACGAGCTGGTACGGGCGGCGGGGAACGCGGTGCTGCTGCACGCGTGGGAGGCGCTGGGCATCGAGGTGTGGACGACGCTGTCGATCCGCTGGCTCAGCCCCGCACCGCGTGCGTACGCGGCGGAGCACCAGGAACTCGTGGACGCGTTCGTCCGCCGTGACCCGGCGATCTGTGACCTGATCAAGTCCCACGTCCTGAGCTGCGCTCCGCAAGTGTGA
- a CDS encoding SMI1/KNR4 family protein, with product MDDLIGTQTPRRRLTDPAEAIRALERAVPGLAGLRRPVPASVDWATLEDGLGTVLPADFKLLAELYPTFVLGDFLAVGLPEPGSEQMWAAGATDLEIIEEWLQDADESVALRVYPAPGGLLGWAESNGGDFFLWSTCGAGSSDWTVTVASRSGGWWHYAGGAVQFLSELVDGTVSPWGLPRIGGGVVTR from the coding sequence ATGGACGACCTCATCGGCACCCAGACACCACGTCGGCGGCTCACTGATCCCGCCGAGGCGATTCGCGCGCTGGAACGCGCTGTCCCCGGTCTTGCCGGGCTCCGCCGCCCGGTCCCGGCATCCGTCGACTGGGCGACGTTGGAGGACGGACTGGGCACCGTCTTGCCGGCCGACTTCAAGCTGCTCGCTGAGCTCTACCCGACCTTTGTGCTCGGCGACTTTCTCGCGGTGGGCCTCCCCGAGCCGGGCAGCGAACAGATGTGGGCGGCCGGAGCGACGGATCTCGAAATCATCGAGGAGTGGCTTCAGGACGCGGACGAATCCGTTGCCTTGCGGGTCTACCCGGCTCCGGGCGGCCTGCTCGGCTGGGCCGAGTCCAACGGGGGCGACTTCTTCCTGTGGAGCACGTGCGGGGCCGGGTCCTCGGACTGGACGGTCACGGTCGCCTCCCGTAGCGGCGGCTGGTGGCACTATGCGGGCGGCGCCGTTCAGTTCCTCTCCGAACTGGTCGACGGCACGGTGAGCCCCTGGGGGCTGCCGCGCATCGGGGGCGGCGTCGTCACTCGCTAA
- the aceE gene encoding pyruvate dehydrogenase (acetyl-transferring), homodimeric type encodes MPDAVRLPRPSQLDQIPDRDPEETAEWRASLDAVAKAAGPHRAAYLMRRTLEDAADDGVNLPSLLETEYINTIPTSAEPAYPGDEALEHRITAWNRWNAAAIVTRGSRQGLGGHIATFASAAWLYETGFQHFFRGKEGDGSGDQLYLQGHASPGIYARAFLDGRLSEGQLDRFRQEANGDGLPSYPHPRRLPWLWEFPTVSMGLGPLSAIYQARFNRYLEHRGIKDTSNSRVWAFLGDGEMDEPESTAALALAGREGLDNLTFVINCNLQRLDGPVRPNFKIVQELESQFRAAGWNVIKSLWGVAWDDVLAQDFDGALLRRLRSTPDAQFQTYATRDAAYLREHFFGADASLRTIGAKLSDAKLLELFQTSRAGHEPRKVYAAYRAAVEHKGAPTVILAQTVKGYTLGAGFESRNANHQMKKLTLTQFRTMRDLLELPIPDSALEGDVVPFWRPAEDSPEMRYLRERRAALGGPAPARKVVAKPLPLPPDKAYKSLEKGSGTQEIATTMAFVRLIKDLMREKETGRRWVPVVPDEARTFGMESLFPSAGLYSPMGQTYDPVDRDQLLYYKEAKDGQILNEGITEAGSLADFTAAATSYATHGEPMIPFYIFYSMFGWQRTADQFWALADQLGRGFVIGATAGRTTMTGEGLQHADGHSHLIASTNPAALSYDPAFAYEVAVIVREGLRRMYGPDAEDVFYYLTVYNEPKVQPAMPEGVEEGILKGLYRYQEAAAPAADAPRLQLLASGTAIHWALDAQRILAQDWGVAADVWSAPSWTELRREALECEAARLNGEERVPYVTRALAGAPGPVVAFSDWMRAVPDQIAPWVEQDWTSVGTDGFGLSDTRDAARRHFGVDPQSLVVQALAALSRRGEVKPETVKEAARRYGL; translated from the coding sequence ATGCCCGACGCCGTACGACTCCCACGGCCGAGCCAGCTCGACCAGATTCCCGACCGCGACCCCGAGGAGACCGCTGAATGGCGCGCGTCCCTCGACGCCGTCGCCAAGGCCGCGGGGCCGCACCGTGCCGCGTACCTGATGCGCCGTACCCTCGAAGACGCCGCGGACGACGGTGTGAACCTGCCGTCGCTGCTGGAAACCGAGTACATCAACACGATCCCGACCTCCGCCGAGCCCGCCTACCCGGGCGACGAGGCACTGGAGCACCGGATCACCGCCTGGAACCGCTGGAACGCCGCCGCGATCGTCACCCGCGGCAGCCGCCAGGGCCTCGGCGGCCACATCGCCACCTTCGCGTCGGCGGCCTGGCTGTACGAGACCGGCTTCCAGCACTTCTTCCGCGGGAAGGAGGGTGACGGCTCCGGCGACCAGCTCTACCTCCAGGGCCACGCCTCCCCCGGCATCTACGCCCGTGCCTTCCTCGACGGCCGGCTCTCCGAGGGCCAGCTCGACCGTTTCCGCCAGGAGGCGAACGGCGACGGCCTGCCCTCGTACCCGCACCCCCGCAGGCTGCCGTGGCTGTGGGAGTTCCCGACCGTGTCCATGGGCCTCGGCCCGCTCTCCGCGATCTACCAGGCGCGCTTCAACCGCTACCTGGAGCACCGCGGGATCAAGGACACCTCGAACTCCCGCGTGTGGGCCTTCCTCGGCGACGGCGAGATGGACGAGCCCGAGTCGACCGCCGCCCTGGCGCTGGCCGGCCGCGAGGGCCTGGACAACCTGACCTTCGTGATCAACTGCAATCTCCAGCGGCTGGACGGCCCGGTCCGTCCCAACTTCAAGATCGTGCAGGAGCTGGAGTCGCAGTTCCGCGCCGCCGGCTGGAACGTGATCAAGTCGCTGTGGGGCGTGGCCTGGGACGACGTGCTCGCCCAGGACTTCGACGGCGCGCTGCTGCGGCGGCTGCGGTCGACCCCGGACGCGCAGTTCCAGACGTACGCCACCCGGGACGCGGCCTATCTGCGCGAGCACTTCTTCGGCGCGGACGCCTCGCTCCGTACGATCGGCGCGAAGCTCAGCGACGCCAAGCTGCTCGAACTCTTCCAGACCTCGCGGGCCGGCCACGAGCCGCGCAAGGTGTACGCGGCCTACCGCGCGGCCGTCGAGCACAAGGGCGCGCCGACGGTGATCCTCGCGCAGACCGTGAAGGGCTACACGCTCGGCGCGGGCTTCGAGTCGCGCAACGCCAACCACCAGATGAAGAAGCTCACGCTCACGCAGTTCCGCACGATGCGTGATCTCCTTGAGCTGCCCATCCCGGACAGCGCGCTCGAAGGGGACGTCGTCCCGTTCTGGCGCCCGGCCGAGGACTCGCCCGAGATGCGCTACCTGCGCGAGCGGCGCGCCGCGCTCGGCGGCCCCGCCCCGGCCCGCAAGGTCGTCGCGAAGCCGCTGCCGCTGCCGCCCGACAAGGCGTACAAGTCCCTGGAGAAAGGTTCCGGCACGCAGGAGATCGCCACCACGATGGCGTTCGTCCGGCTGATCAAGGACCTGATGCGGGAGAAGGAGACCGGCCGGCGCTGGGTGCCGGTGGTCCCGGACGAGGCCCGTACGTTCGGCATGGAGTCGCTGTTCCCGTCGGCGGGCCTGTACTCGCCCATGGGCCAGACGTACGACCCGGTCGACCGCGACCAACTCCTGTACTACAAGGAGGCGAAGGACGGCCAGATCCTCAACGAGGGGATCACCGAGGCCGGTTCGCTCGCCGACTTCACGGCCGCGGCCACGTCGTACGCCACGCACGGCGAACCGATGATCCCGTTCTACATCTTCTACTCGATGTTCGGGTGGCAGCGCACGGCCGACCAGTTCTGGGCGCTGGCCGACCAGTTGGGCCGCGGGTTCGTGATCGGCGCGACCGCCGGCCGGACCACGATGACCGGCGAGGGCCTTCAGCACGCGGACGGCCACTCGCACCTGATCGCCTCCACCAACCCGGCGGCGCTCTCGTACGACCCGGCGTTCGCGTACGAGGTCGCGGTCATCGTCCGCGAGGGCCTGCGGCGGATGTACGGCCCCGACGCCGAGGACGTCTTCTACTATCTGACGGTCTACAACGAGCCCAAGGTCCAGCCGGCCATGCCGGAGGGCGTCGAGGAGGGCATCCTCAAGGGGCTCTACCGCTACCAGGAGGCGGCGGCGCCGGCCGCCGACGCGCCCCGGCTGCAACTGCTCGCCTCCGGCACCGCGATCCACTGGGCGCTGGACGCGCAGCGGATCCTCGCGCAGGACTGGGGAGTCGCCGCGGACGTGTGGTCCGCGCCCTCCTGGACCGAGCTGCGGCGCGAGGCGCTGGAGTGCGAGGCGGCCCGGCTGAACGGCGAGGAGCGGGTGCCGTACGTCACGCGCGCGCTGGCGGGCGCTCCCGGGCCCGTGGTCGCGTTCAGCGACTGGATGCGGGCCGTGCCGGACCAGATCGCGCCGTGGGTCGAGCAGGACTGGACGTCGGTGGGCACGGACGGGTTCGGCCTGTCCGACACCCGGGACGCGGCCCGCAGGCACTTCGGGGTGGACCCGCAGTCGCTGGTCGTACAAGCGCTGGCCGCGCTGTCGCGGCGCGGCGAGGTCAAGCCGGAGACGGTGAAGGAGGCGGCGCGGCGGTACGGGCTGTGA
- a CDS encoding GNAT family N-acetyltransferase, producing MPANPSPLTAPTADDFRAWHRVQSAAFAHDRPGEPVPTQAAMQARLTTPGGGRRLVLWLVRGSGEEPVATATLRISSQPGRSQLAEVDMTVHPAHRRMGAGSRLLATVTEAAGEAGCRSLVTEVVAGTPGEGFLATRDFVPVLRLTWMRLSLDEISDRVRELPDVPHPGYRLTAWEGVVPDELAETFTLARQGMADMPIGGMDLGEVGWDVARVREIAEVIARRGDRLLTVAAISEADGSVAGYTELVLPGDSSTRGQQYDTAVLSAHRGHGLGLWLKAAMLRHAREAQPGLTEIDTDNADDNRHMLSVNSALGFRALRRTVNYQLTLRTR from the coding sequence ATGCCTGCTAACCCCAGCCCGCTGACGGCTCCCACCGCCGATGACTTCCGCGCCTGGCACCGAGTGCAGTCCGCCGCGTTCGCGCACGACCGGCCCGGCGAGCCCGTACCGACCCAGGCCGCGATGCAGGCACGCCTGACGACGCCCGGCGGCGGCCGCCGTCTGGTGCTGTGGCTGGTACGCGGCTCAGGTGAGGAACCGGTGGCCACGGCCACGCTGCGGATCTCCTCGCAGCCGGGCCGCAGCCAGCTGGCCGAAGTCGACATGACCGTCCATCCCGCGCACCGGCGGATGGGCGCGGGGTCGCGGCTGCTGGCCACGGTCACGGAGGCGGCCGGGGAGGCGGGCTGCCGCAGCCTGGTCACGGAGGTGGTGGCCGGCACGCCCGGCGAGGGGTTCCTCGCCACCCGCGACTTCGTACCCGTGCTGCGGCTGACCTGGATGCGGCTGTCGCTGGACGAGATATCCGACCGGGTGCGCGAGCTGCCGGACGTACCGCACCCCGGCTACCGGCTCACGGCGTGGGAGGGGGTCGTGCCGGACGAGCTGGCCGAAACGTTCACGCTCGCGCGGCAGGGCATGGCCGACATGCCGATCGGCGGGATGGACCTCGGCGAGGTGGGCTGGGACGTGGCGCGGGTGCGGGAGATCGCGGAGGTGATCGCGCGGCGCGGCGACCGGCTGCTGACGGTCGCGGCGATCAGCGAGGCGGACGGCTCGGTGGCGGGCTACACGGAGCTGGTACTGCCCGGTGACAGCTCGACGCGGGGGCAGCAGTACGACACCGCGGTGCTCTCCGCGCACCGCGGGCACGGGCTGGGGCTGTGGCTCAAGGCGGCGATGCTGCGGCACGCGCGGGAGGCTCAGCCCGGGCTGACGGAGATCGACACGGACAACGCGGACGACAACCGGCACATGCTCTCCGTCAACTCCGCGCTCGGCTTCCGCGCGCTGCGCCGCACGGTCAACTACCAACTCACCCTCCGCACTCGCTAG
- a CDS encoding DUF4240 domain-containing protein, which produces MDETEFWEIVDRSREAADGDADEHADLLVERLAQLDPEAVLDFARHFETRFARAFSWDLWGAADVMLGGADDESFDYFRCWLIGQGRHVFEGALTAPDDLATLVPDFDPENDGDAEDLGYAADEAYEQLTGVRLPDLELPRQDGPEGERFDFDDEDAMADRFPQLWERFG; this is translated from the coding sequence ATGGACGAGACGGAGTTCTGGGAGATCGTCGACCGTAGCCGCGAGGCCGCGGACGGCGACGCGGACGAGCACGCCGACCTGCTCGTGGAACGACTCGCGCAGCTCGACCCGGAAGCGGTGCTGGACTTCGCCCGGCACTTCGAGACCCGTTTCGCGCGAGCGTTCAGCTGGGACCTGTGGGGCGCCGCCGACGTGATGCTGGGCGGCGCCGACGACGAGTCGTTCGACTACTTCCGCTGCTGGCTGATCGGCCAGGGCCGGCACGTCTTCGAGGGCGCCCTGACCGCCCCCGACGACCTCGCCACCCTCGTCCCGGACTTCGACCCCGAGAACGACGGGGACGCGGAGGATCTGGGATACGCGGCGGACGAGGCGTACGAACAGCTCACCGGCGTACGGCTGCCGGACCTGGAGCTGCCGCGGCAGGACGGCCCGGAGGGCGAACGGTTCGACTTCGACGACGAGGACGCGATGGCCGACCGCTTCCCGCAGCTGTGGGAGCGCTTCGGCTGA
- a CDS encoding TIGR01777 family oxidoreductase, with amino-acid sequence MRIAVTGASGLIGSALTASLAADGHQVVALVRREPSGPGEVRWDPAAGTVDAGGLEGCAAVVHLAGAGVGDRRWTDARKKVLRESRVSGTATIARAVAALDTPPRVLLCGTAIGYYGDTGDRRVDEDAPAGTGFLAELCQEWEAAADPARAAGIRTVCARTGLVVAAGGGAWGRLFPIFKAGLGGRLGNGRQFWSFIALHDEIAAMRHILDTDTLSGPVNLTAPEPVTNREVTAAMGRVLHRPTLATVPAPALRLALGEFAGDVLGSQRVRPRRLLDSGFAYAFPLIDQAIKAALSSR; translated from the coding sequence ATGCGTATCGCAGTCACCGGCGCCTCCGGCCTGATCGGCTCCGCCCTCACCGCCTCGCTCGCCGCCGACGGCCACCAAGTCGTCGCGCTGGTGCGGCGCGAGCCGTCAGGACCCGGCGAGGTGCGGTGGGACCCGGCGGCCGGGACCGTGGACGCCGGGGGCCTTGAGGGCTGCGCTGCCGTCGTCCACCTGGCGGGCGCGGGCGTCGGCGACCGGCGCTGGACGGACGCCCGCAAGAAGGTCCTGCGCGAGAGTCGGGTGAGCGGTACGGCCACCATCGCCCGCGCCGTCGCCGCGCTCGACACCCCGCCCCGGGTCCTGCTGTGCGGCACGGCGATCGGCTATTACGGCGACACGGGCGACCGTCGGGTCGACGAGGACGCCCCCGCGGGCACGGGCTTCCTCGCCGAGCTGTGCCAGGAGTGGGAGGCCGCCGCCGACCCCGCCCGCGCGGCCGGCATCCGTACGGTGTGCGCGCGTACCGGCCTGGTCGTGGCGGCCGGCGGCGGGGCCTGGGGGAGGCTCTTCCCGATCTTCAAGGCCGGGCTCGGCGGGCGGCTCGGCAACGGACGGCAGTTCTGGAGCTTCATCGCGCTGCACGACGAGATCGCGGCGATGCGGCACATCCTGGACACGGACACGCTCTCCGGCCCGGTGAACCTGACCGCGCCCGAGCCGGTCACCAACCGCGAGGTGACCGCGGCGATGGGCCGCGTACTGCACCGCCCGACCCTGGCCACCGTACCCGCGCCCGCGCTGCGGCTGGCGCTGGGCGAGTTCGCCGGGGACGTGCTCGGCAGCCAGCGGGTACGGCCCCGGCGGCTGCTGGACTCCGGCTTCGCGTACGCCTTCCCGCTGATCGACCAGGCCATCAAGGCGGCACTGAGCAGCCGCTGA